The following proteins come from a genomic window of Tepidiforma thermophila:
- a CDS encoding site-2 protease family protein — protein MRLRSIRLGALFGIPLLLNPSWFLLAGLTTWFLATQFYPAAFEGASRWTHLLMAGASVAAFFASIVLHELAHSVVARWFRIPVKSITLFVFGGVAQITREAARPLQELLMALAGPLMSLALGAAFAGCWWLLGARADRAVDYVLVWLAIMNAALGLFNLLPAFPMDGGRVFRAALWLVTRNHALATGIAAWTGRGFAWTMAGLGVLAVLGRDVVVADSLAGGAWLVLIGLFLENAARQSLLQNRFVRELARYRAEDVMVADAPVVDARQPVGPLARGVLELNPRAVYLVSDGDRLAGVLSGYELQGVPEPLWDSTPAGAVMVPKDALRATARDRLVSDVLLEMEMEELLHMPVVENGRVIGIVARDRIVGLLRQAGLLGTARA, from the coding sequence ATGCGGTTGCGCTCGATCCGGCTGGGGGCGCTGTTCGGCATTCCGCTGCTCTTGAACCCGAGCTGGTTTCTGCTTGCGGGGCTGACGACCTGGTTCCTGGCGACGCAGTTCTACCCGGCGGCGTTCGAAGGGGCGTCGCGCTGGACGCATCTCTTGATGGCCGGGGCGAGCGTGGCGGCGTTCTTTGCGTCGATCGTGCTGCACGAGCTGGCCCACAGCGTGGTGGCGCGGTGGTTCCGCATCCCGGTGAAGAGCATCACGCTGTTCGTGTTCGGAGGCGTGGCCCAGATCACGCGGGAGGCGGCGCGGCCGCTGCAGGAGCTGCTGATGGCGCTCGCGGGGCCGCTGATGAGCCTGGCGCTGGGGGCGGCGTTTGCGGGGTGCTGGTGGCTGCTGGGGGCGCGGGCGGACCGCGCAGTCGATTACGTGCTCGTGTGGCTGGCGATCATGAACGCGGCGCTGGGGCTGTTCAACCTGCTGCCAGCCTTCCCGATGGACGGCGGGCGGGTGTTCCGGGCGGCGCTCTGGCTGGTGACGCGGAACCACGCGCTTGCGACCGGCATCGCGGCCTGGACGGGGCGCGGCTTCGCGTGGACGATGGCCGGGCTGGGGGTGCTGGCGGTGCTCGGGCGCGATGTGGTCGTGGCGGATTCGCTGGCAGGCGGAGCGTGGCTGGTGCTGATCGGTCTGTTCCTCGAGAACGCGGCGCGGCAGTCGCTGCTGCAAAACCGGTTCGTCCGCGAGCTGGCGCGCTACCGGGCCGAGGACGTGATGGTGGCCGATGCGCCGGTGGTGGATGCGCGGCAGCCGGTGGGGCCGCTGGCGCGCGGGGTGCTTGAGCTCAACCCGCGGGCGGTGTACCTGGTGAGCGACGGTGACCGGCTGGCGGGGGTGCTTTCTGGGTATGAGCTGCAGGGGGTGCCGGAGCCGCTGTGGGACAGCACGCCGGCGGGAGCGGTGATGGTCCCGAAGGATGCGCTGCGGGCGACGGCGCGGGACCGGCTGGTCTCGGATGTGCTGCTGGAGATGGAGATGGAGGAGCTGCTCCACATGCCGGTGGTGGAGAACGGGCGGGTGATCGGCATCGTTGCGCGGGACCGGATTGTGGGGCTGCTGCGGCAGGCGGGGCTGCTCGGCACGGCGCGGGCGTAG
- a CDS encoding DMT family transporter: protein MGELAALLAALTWSATSVALTSLSARTSPVVLSGLRLGFGALVMPIVLWASGESSTIADAPLSTIAQVVASGALGYGLGDTLYILALNRLGMQRTFPVSMALYIGLTVVFGVLLLNEPFSWGLPAGALLIGVGIWLIVIPAAADAPPPPPALAQPEPAPVLVQPAPLYAAPGPAGYALLGGVGITWAAATLWLAAASGDLGAIAAGTIRTPAGAVALLGFALAFQRPALAAPLRNPRHVGAIALAGLVGTTIGSLLYVYAVVTAGAARTAILSSTSPLLALPLSVAFLGERLTRRILAGTLLCVAGIVLVVL from the coding sequence ATGGGTGAACTCGCCGCCCTCCTCGCCGCCCTCACCTGGTCCGCCACCAGCGTCGCCCTGACCTCCCTCTCCGCCCGCACCTCGCCCGTCGTCCTCTCCGGCCTCCGTCTCGGCTTCGGCGCCCTCGTCATGCCGATCGTCCTCTGGGCCAGCGGTGAATCCTCCACCATCGCCGATGCCCCGCTTTCGACGATCGCCCAGGTCGTGGCCTCCGGCGCCCTCGGCTACGGCCTCGGCGATACCCTCTACATCCTCGCCCTCAACCGCCTCGGCATGCAGCGCACCTTCCCCGTCTCCATGGCGCTCTACATTGGGCTCACCGTCGTCTTCGGCGTGCTCCTCCTCAATGAACCGTTCTCCTGGGGCCTGCCCGCCGGCGCGCTGCTCATCGGTGTCGGCATCTGGCTCATCGTCATCCCGGCGGCTGCGGACGCACCGCCCCCGCCGCCGGCGCTGGCGCAGCCCGAACCGGCGCCCGTCCTGGTCCAGCCCGCACCCCTCTACGCCGCGCCCGGCCCCGCCGGCTACGCCCTCCTCGGCGGCGTCGGCATCACCTGGGCAGCCGCAACCCTCTGGCTTGCCGCCGCCAGCGGCGACCTCGGCGCCATCGCCGCCGGCACCATCCGCACCCCGGCCGGCGCCGTCGCCCTCCTCGGCTTCGCCCTCGCCTTCCAGCGGCCCGCCCTGGCGGCACCGCTCCGCAACCCCCGCCACGTCGGCGCCATCGCCCTCGCCGGGCTGGTCGGCACCACCATCGGCAGCCTGCTCTACGTCTACGCTGTCGTCACGGCCGGGGCGGCCCGCACCGCTATCCTCTCCTCGACCTCCCCCCTCCTCGCCCTGCCGCTTTCCGTCGCCTTCCTCGGCGAGCGCCTCACCCGCCGCATCCTTGCTGGAACCTTGCTCTGCGTCGCTGGTATCGTCCTCGTCGTCCTGTGA
- a CDS encoding DUF192 domain-containing protein, protein MNPPPAPGAERLRSIALPFVFVLFIVACARDAEGPPRPVVTVEQGDARASVTVELAVTPQQRAQGLMYRRALDPDAGMLFIFPADSRTGFWMRNTYIPLDIAYISADLVVIDIRQGTPLDDTILTPSGPYRYVLEVNRGWFAANGLGVGARVTLPPGLLPAPWLPPPLVR, encoded by the coding sequence GTGAACCCGCCGCCTGCCCCCGGAGCCGAACGCCTGCGAAGCATCGCCCTTCCGTTCGTCTTCGTGCTCTTCATCGTTGCCTGCGCCCGTGACGCCGAAGGCCCCCCGCGCCCCGTCGTCACCGTCGAACAGGGCGACGCCCGCGCCTCGGTGACCGTCGAACTCGCCGTCACCCCCCAGCAGCGCGCGCAGGGGCTGATGTACCGCCGCGCCCTCGACCCCGATGCCGGCATGCTCTTCATCTTCCCCGCCGACAGCCGGACCGGCTTCTGGATGCGCAACACCTACATCCCGCTTGACATCGCCTACATCAGCGCCGACCTGGTCGTCATCGACATCCGCCAGGGCACGCCCCTCGACGACACCATCCTCACGCCCTCCGGCCCCTACCGCTACGTCCTCGAAGTCAACCGGGGCTGGTTCGCGGCCAACGGCCTCGGCGTCGGCGCGCGCGTCACCCTCCCGCCCGGCCTCCTCCCCGCTCCCTGGCTCCCGCCCCCCTTGGTGAGGTGA
- a CDS encoding putative bifunctional diguanylate cyclase/phosphodiesterase has product MRFRSGGGWRVPLGWLWASLFGAAALGGPAIHAAFFAPGRLELAAEAGAAVASAGLAAAAADRAIRRPLLRIRSAVLQVQAGDLNLEAPLSPVREIDELSADLRRSLASLQASTDSLIYRAFHDPLTELPNRAMFLAAFARALSEERRPNRVAILFMDVDRFKYLNDTLGHGVGDQLLSVFAQRLVGAAEGHMVARLGGDEFTVLVRGEGAASEAVRVARRVLQALRRPFSVAGQEMFVSSSIGIAVNGPEDRTTTELLRKADVALYRAKSEGRARFVVYSAELDADPAERFDLDNGLRRAVERKELQLLYQPIVDLETGALVGMEALLRWNHPHRGVLSPATFIAVAEETGEIVRIGNWVLEEACRETARVQQLRPGLPLTVSVNISAAEFRQADLPGRVQRVLESTGLEPHALTLELTESVLLHDTAAAMASLDELGRLGVGLALDDFGTGYSSLSYLQRLPVDTLKVDQSFVGRLGADPTSGPLTRAIVEMGHALGMRVVAEGVETEWQLAYLREIGCQLGQGRLFAGPLASGQFRRLAASLRPAAAWGPLLRAG; this is encoded by the coding sequence ATGCGGTTTCGATCGGGAGGCGGCTGGCGGGTGCCACTCGGCTGGCTGTGGGCCAGCCTCTTTGGAGCGGCGGCCCTCGGCGGGCCGGCCATCCATGCGGCGTTCTTTGCCCCGGGGCGGCTTGAACTCGCTGCTGAGGCCGGGGCCGCAGTGGCGAGCGCGGGGCTGGCAGCCGCGGCTGCGGACCGGGCTATTCGGCGGCCGCTGCTCAGGATCCGTTCGGCAGTGCTCCAGGTGCAGGCGGGCGACCTTAACCTCGAAGCGCCGCTCTCACCGGTGCGCGAGATCGACGAACTAAGTGCCGACCTCCGTCGGTCGCTGGCCTCGCTGCAGGCGTCGACGGACTCGCTCATCTACCGGGCATTCCACGACCCGCTGACGGAGCTGCCGAACCGCGCGATGTTCCTTGCGGCCTTTGCGCGGGCATTGAGCGAGGAGCGGCGGCCGAACCGGGTCGCAATCCTGTTCATGGACGTCGACCGGTTCAAGTACCTAAACGATACGCTCGGCCACGGGGTGGGCGACCAGCTGCTCTCGGTGTTCGCGCAGCGGCTGGTCGGCGCGGCTGAGGGCCACATGGTGGCCCGCCTGGGCGGGGATGAATTCACGGTGCTGGTGCGCGGCGAAGGCGCGGCATCAGAGGCGGTGCGGGTGGCCCGCCGGGTGTTGCAGGCGCTGCGGCGCCCGTTCTCAGTGGCCGGGCAGGAGATGTTCGTCAGCTCGAGCATTGGGATTGCGGTGAACGGCCCGGAGGACCGGACAACGACGGAGCTGCTGCGGAAGGCAGACGTTGCGCTCTACCGGGCGAAGTCGGAAGGGCGTGCACGATTCGTTGTCTATTCCGCCGAGCTGGACGCGGACCCGGCGGAGCGGTTCGACCTGGACAACGGGCTGCGACGGGCGGTGGAGCGGAAGGAGCTCCAGCTTCTCTACCAGCCGATTGTGGACCTGGAAACCGGCGCGCTGGTGGGGATGGAGGCGCTGCTCCGGTGGAATCACCCGCACCGGGGCGTGCTTTCGCCGGCGACGTTCATCGCGGTCGCTGAGGAGACTGGCGAGATTGTGCGGATTGGCAACTGGGTGCTGGAGGAAGCCTGCAGGGAAACGGCGCGTGTTCAGCAGCTCCGGCCGGGTCTGCCGCTGACCGTGAGCGTCAATATCTCGGCCGCTGAGTTCCGGCAGGCTGACCTCCCGGGGCGCGTCCAGCGGGTCCTGGAGTCGACGGGGCTGGAGCCGCATGCGCTGACGCTCGAACTCACCGAGAGTGTCCTGCTGCACGATACCGCCGCCGCAATGGCGAGCCTCGACGAGCTGGGGAGGCTTGGCGTCGGGCTGGCGCTGGACGATTTCGGGACGGGGTACTCCTCGCTGAGCTATCTGCAGCGGCTGCCGGTCGACACGCTCAAGGTCGACCAGTCGTTCGTGGGCCGCCTGGGCGCGGACCCGACATCGGGGCCGCTCACCCGGGCGATCGTGGAGATGGGGCACGCATTGGGGATGCGGGTCGTCGCGGAGGGAGTCGAGACGGAGTGGCAGCTCGCGTATCTGCGGGAGATCGGGTGCCAGCTTGGGCAGGGACGGCTGTTTGCGGGCCCGCTCGCCTCCGGGCAGTTCCGCCGGCTGGCGGCTTCGCTGCGGCCGGCGGCTGCGTGGGGGCCGCTGCTGAGGGCGGGGTGA
- a CDS encoding DUF2269 family protein, with the protein MSATSPDFPGGLHPERPPHPLLPHIAPVFVGLGTTFAFPILQAAGEAQGTGVTRFAIRTTGRLETLIVKPAVVPLLLMGVGLIFDDHTGYRDDFPLWLGVAIAWFLAAFTLSSVVQRRNLSRAPQLLDGTPDDAPLPAGYLAHAPRIRVVGAILGASALGILFLMVWKPGQ; encoded by the coding sequence ATGAGCGCAACATCCCCCGATTTTCCCGGGGGGCTGCACCCCGAACGCCCACCGCATCCTCTTCTACCCCATATCGCGCCCGTCTTCGTCGGGCTCGGCACAACCTTTGCCTTCCCCATCCTGCAGGCTGCCGGCGAGGCCCAGGGCACCGGAGTCACCCGATTCGCCATCCGCACCACTGGACGGCTCGAAACGCTCATCGTAAAACCCGCCGTCGTCCCCCTCTTGCTCATGGGGGTTGGCCTCATCTTCGACGACCACACCGGCTACCGCGACGACTTCCCGCTCTGGCTCGGCGTCGCCATCGCCTGGTTCCTCGCGGCCTTCACCCTCTCCAGCGTCGTCCAGCGCCGGAACCTCTCCCGGGCCCCCCAGCTCCTCGACGGTACGCCCGACGATGCACCCCTCCCCGCAGGCTACCTCGCCCACGCCCCGCGCATCAGGGTCGTCGGCGCCATCCTCGGGGCGTCTGCCCTCGGTATCCTCTTCCTGATGGTCTGGAAGCCCGGCCAGTAG
- a CDS encoding HpcH/HpaI aldolase/citrate lyase family protein — MPRHPNEVLFEGEKPFPIIPTCEHFAGTEERIAKALELQNRMGGVFDITMDCEDGAPTGREREHAEMVVRMQNSPLNQHNMAGVRIHDYTHEHWKADVDIIVPAAGERIAYITIPKTVRARELAEMIEYIRNTAARAGIRREIPIHALIETHGALREVWEIATLPNVQVLDFGLMDFVSAHHGAIPSYAMRSPHQFDHALLRRAKAEMVAAALANGVVPAHNVTLELKDTEFIYNDARRARMEFGFLRMWSIYPAQIEPITRAMAPSHDEVEEAQAILLKAYAADWGPIQHEGNLHDRATYRYYWETLQRARIQNVPLSDEVMRAFFPDAVAAQN; from the coding sequence ATGCCACGTCACCCGAACGAGGTTCTTTTCGAGGGCGAAAAGCCGTTCCCCATCATCCCGACCTGCGAGCACTTCGCCGGCACGGAGGAGCGCATCGCGAAGGCGCTCGAGCTGCAAAACAGGATGGGGGGCGTCTTCGATATTACGATGGACTGCGAGGATGGCGCGCCGACGGGCCGCGAGCGGGAGCACGCGGAGATGGTGGTGCGGATGCAGAACAGCCCGCTGAACCAGCACAACATGGCGGGCGTGCGCATCCACGACTACACGCACGAGCACTGGAAGGCGGACGTCGACATCATCGTGCCGGCGGCGGGCGAGCGGATCGCCTACATCACGATTCCGAAGACGGTGCGGGCGCGGGAGCTCGCCGAGATGATCGAGTACATCCGGAACACGGCAGCTCGGGCGGGGATCCGGAGGGAGATCCCGATCCATGCGCTGATTGAGACGCACGGGGCGCTGCGGGAGGTGTGGGAGATCGCAACGCTGCCGAATGTGCAGGTGCTCGACTTCGGGCTGATGGACTTTGTGAGCGCGCACCACGGGGCGATCCCGTCGTATGCGATGCGGTCGCCGCACCAGTTCGACCACGCGCTGCTGCGGCGCGCGAAGGCGGAGATGGTGGCGGCCGCGCTGGCGAACGGCGTGGTGCCGGCGCACAACGTGACGCTGGAGCTGAAGGACACGGAGTTCATCTACAACGACGCACGGCGGGCGCGGATGGAGTTCGGCTTCCTGCGGATGTGGAGTATTTACCCGGCGCAGATTGAGCCGATTACGCGGGCGATGGCGCCGTCGCACGACGAGGTGGAGGAGGCGCAGGCGATCCTGCTGAAGGCGTATGCGGCTGACTGGGGGCCGATCCAGCACGAGGGGAACCTTCACGACCGCGCGACCTACCGGTACTACTGGGAGACGCTGCAGCGGGCGCGCATCCAGAATGTGCCGCTGAGCGACGAGGTGATGCGGGCGTTCTTCCCGGACGCGGTCGCGGCCCAGAACTGA
- the recF gene encoding DNA replication/repair protein RecF (All proteins in this family for which functions are known are DNA-binding proteins that assist the filamentation of RecA onto DNA for the initiation of recombination or recombinational repair.), with translation MFIFDLELVNFRNYVRAHIRLDRGLNLFVGDNAQGKSNLLEAIYLLSTLRSSRASQDSDLVRRDILESDFPVARLACQVERAAGNLALELAIIGRTIDPAHRAGKRVRVNGVPRKASEAVGQLCAVLFTTLDIDIVAGPPLMRRRYLDMMISQVDRGYLRAMQKYARVIQQRNSLLKRIQAREAQAHELTFWDQELAHAGGTIYWARADALGHLALQAEQQMERLSDGLESLTLIYRPSIGGLDQYDAPIDDAEWTGRMIRALQAARPREIAAGATLVGPHRDDVEILIDGMPADAFASRAQQRTAALAMRLAEASYLRRALGDDPVVLLDDVLSELDARRRRALLEYIDTFQQTLVTTADPDRLRDIYTRASGRFVVNAGTITRFEGE, from the coding sequence GTGTTTATCTTTGACCTCGAGCTCGTCAACTTCCGCAACTACGTCCGCGCACACATCCGCCTCGACCGCGGCCTCAACCTCTTCGTTGGCGATAACGCCCAGGGCAAAAGCAACCTGCTCGAGGCCATCTACCTCCTCTCCACCCTTCGCTCCAGCCGCGCCAGCCAGGACTCCGACCTCGTCCGCCGCGACATCCTCGAATCCGACTTCCCCGTCGCCCGCCTCGCCTGCCAGGTCGAACGCGCAGCCGGCAACCTCGCCCTCGAACTCGCCATCATCGGCCGCACCATCGACCCGGCCCACCGCGCCGGCAAGCGCGTCCGCGTCAACGGCGTCCCCCGCAAGGCCTCCGAGGCCGTCGGCCAGCTCTGCGCCGTCCTCTTCACCACCCTCGATATCGACATCGTCGCCGGCCCCCCGCTCATGCGCCGCCGCTACCTCGACATGATGATCTCCCAGGTCGACCGCGGCTACCTCCGCGCCATGCAGAAATACGCCCGCGTCATCCAGCAGCGCAACAGCCTCCTCAAGCGCATCCAGGCCCGCGAAGCCCAGGCCCACGAACTCACCTTCTGGGACCAGGAGCTCGCCCACGCCGGCGGCACCATCTACTGGGCCCGCGCCGATGCCCTCGGCCACCTCGCCCTCCAGGCCGAACAGCAGATGGAGCGCCTCTCCGATGGCCTCGAATCGCTCACCCTCATCTACCGCCCCTCCATCGGCGGGCTCGACCAGTACGATGCCCCCATCGACGACGCCGAGTGGACCGGCCGCATGATCAGAGCCCTCCAGGCCGCCCGCCCCAGGGAGATCGCCGCCGGCGCCACCCTCGTCGGGCCCCACCGCGACGACGTCGAAATCCTCATCGACGGCATGCCCGCCGACGCCTTCGCATCCCGCGCCCAGCAGCGCACCGCCGCACTCGCCATGCGCCTCGCCGAGGCCAGCTACCTCCGCCGGGCACTCGGCGACGACCCCGTCGTCCTCCTCGATGACGTCCTCAGCGAACTCGACGCCCGCCGCCGCCGCGCACTCCTCGAATACATCGACACCTTCCAGCAGACCCTCGTCACCACTGCCGACCCCGACCGCCTGCGCGACATCTACACCCGCGCCTCAGGCCGCTTCGTCGTCAACGCCGGCACCATCACCCGCTTCGAAGGCGAATAG
- a CDS encoding DUF4397 domain-containing protein, which yields MNLARAFMTRSKLLVAAALVAALAAGVVMAPQGADAQQATGRVRIMHASPDTPPVDIFVDGQKAVTALAFPNTTGYVALPAGGHDVKVFVSPSDGTGTPALQATLEVVAGKDVTVLATGRVGDGSLALTIFEDDNGTPSGNNAHIRLIHASPDAPPVNVAVAGTDTNVFTGVAFRNVSPYVPVPAGTYSLDVKVNATGETVLTIPNLKLDARTVYTAVAVGLAGNGTLRVVPLVDAPAPAAPAPPRTGDSMTAGSGTLAPWMLAAGLALAAASGGLAFAARRSR from the coding sequence ATGAACCTGGCACGGGCATTCATGACCCGGTCGAAGCTCCTCGTGGCCGCGGCGCTGGTGGCAGCGCTGGCTGCGGGGGTGGTGATGGCGCCGCAGGGCGCGGATGCGCAGCAGGCGACGGGCCGCGTTCGCATCATGCACGCGAGCCCGGACACGCCGCCGGTAGACATTTTTGTCGATGGGCAGAAAGCTGTCACGGCGCTGGCGTTCCCGAACACTACGGGGTACGTGGCGTTGCCTGCGGGCGGGCACGATGTGAAGGTGTTCGTTTCGCCCTCGGACGGGACGGGCACGCCGGCCCTGCAGGCGACGCTGGAGGTTGTGGCCGGCAAGGACGTGACGGTCCTGGCGACGGGGCGGGTTGGCGACGGCTCGCTGGCGCTGACGATTTTCGAGGATGACAACGGGACGCCGAGCGGGAATAACGCGCACATCCGCCTGATCCACGCGTCGCCGGATGCGCCGCCGGTGAACGTGGCGGTGGCGGGCACCGATACGAACGTCTTCACCGGCGTGGCCTTCCGGAACGTGAGCCCGTACGTGCCGGTCCCGGCGGGCACGTACAGCCTCGACGTGAAGGTGAATGCGACCGGGGAGACGGTGCTGACCATCCCGAACCTGAAGCTGGATGCCCGGACGGTGTACACGGCGGTTGCGGTGGGCCTCGCGGGCAACGGGACGCTGCGGGTGGTGCCGCTCGTGGATGCCCCGGCGCCGGCCGCCCCGGCGCCGCCGCGGACAGGCGACTCGATGACCGCGGGCAGCGGGACGCTCGCGCCGTGGATGCTGGCTGCCGGCCTGGCGCTGGCGGCGGCCTCGGGCGGCCTGGCCTTCGCTGCCCGGCGCTCCCGGTAA
- a CDS encoding RNA polymerase sigma factor — MTSHFERFRAGDTAAFDALVAEYTGPAFAAAVQVLRDPSLAEEAVQDAFVRIWQRGRQFDPARGNERSWILAIARNAAIDLLRKRARAFERSIDDAPSVYALRDPDDTWQLVLASLTGDRVRQALEELPAEQQDVIVRAYYQGQRPVDIARELGLPEGTIRSRLRLALTKLRDSLAPVREALEP, encoded by the coding sequence GTGACAAGCCACTTCGAACGGTTCCGCGCCGGCGACACCGCTGCCTTCGATGCCCTCGTCGCCGAGTACACCGGGCCCGCCTTCGCCGCAGCCGTCCAGGTCCTGCGCGATCCCTCCCTCGCCGAAGAAGCCGTCCAGGATGCCTTCGTCCGCATCTGGCAGCGGGGCCGCCAGTTCGACCCCGCACGCGGCAACGAACGCTCCTGGATCCTCGCCATCGCCCGCAACGCCGCAATCGACCTCCTCCGTAAGCGTGCCCGCGCCTTCGAGCGATCGATAGACGACGCCCCTTCCGTATATGCACTGCGAGACCCCGACGATACCTGGCAGCTCGTGCTCGCCAGCCTCACCGGGGATCGCGTGCGGCAGGCACTGGAGGAGCTGCCAGCCGAACAGCAGGACGTCATCGTGCGCGCCTACTACCAGGGCCAGCGCCCCGTCGATATCGCCCGGGAGCTCGGGCTCCCCGAAGGCACCATCCGGAGCCGCCTCCGGCTCGCCCTCACCAAACTGCGCGATTCCCTCGCGCCAGTCCGCGAGGCCCTCGAACCATGA
- a CDS encoding anti-sigma factor has translation MNRDQALDLLPEYALGLLEPEEAEALERLLAADAGLRAALQPLLQAAEALAHGYEEQPLPPGAADRIAAGVRARLQPPQPLPLRRPARAGAPWRLVALASAAAVLVLTVGLAAAVIAYLDARSEADDLRAQLAARAIEIPLSGDGARGAVFVASDFSFAVLRVVGLPPAPEGHHYQVWSEGPYGARSAADFEGAPNGELIVRLPSLPREMTRMFVTLEPDGAAGDRPQGPEILTSPR, from the coding sequence ATGAACCGCGACCAGGCCCTCGACCTGCTCCCCGAGTACGCCCTCGGCCTCCTTGAGCCGGAGGAGGCCGAAGCCCTCGAGCGGCTCCTCGCCGCCGATGCCGGGCTGCGCGCCGCCCTCCAGCCCCTCCTCCAGGCCGCCGAAGCCCTCGCCCACGGCTACGAGGAGCAGCCCCTCCCGCCCGGCGCCGCCGACCGCATCGCCGCCGGCGTCCGCGCACGCCTGCAGCCGCCCCAGCCTCTCCCCCTCCGCCGGCCGGCCCGCGCCGGCGCCCCCTGGCGCCTCGTTGCCCTCGCCTCCGCCGCGGCGGTCCTCGTCCTCACCGTCGGCCTTGCCGCCGCCGTCATCGCCTACCTCGACGCCCGCAGCGAAGCCGATGACCTCCGCGCGCAGCTCGCTGCCCGCGCCATCGAAATCCCCCTCTCCGGCGATGGCGCCCGCGGCGCCGTCTTCGTCGCCTCCGACTTCTCCTTCGCCGTCCTCCGCGTCGTCGGCCTGCCCCCCGCGCCCGAAGGCCACCACTACCAGGTCTGGAGCGAAGGCCCCTACGGCGCCCGCTCCGCCGCTGACTTCGAAGGCGCCCCCAACGGCGAACTCATCGTTCGCCTGCCCTCCCTCCCGCGCGAGATGACCCGCATGTTCGTCACCCTCGAGCCGGACGGCGCCGCCGGCGACCGCCCGCAGGGCCCCGAGATCCTGACCTCCCCCCGCTGA
- a CDS encoding thioesterase family protein → MPTDAFFLPEGEAFVPQPVCRGPWDPNSLHGRVVAGLLGAEIERRHAEPHLRVARMTVDLWRLPTFIPITVETAVRREGSRIRVVDAEAFAGGQSIGRASCVLLREGEQPPGEVWAPPPWDFPPPSALQPDPRPPIANEGWQPMWESRSQGRTFGTVGQKRTWMRELRPLVAGRELTPFQRVALACDFASPLANSGSAGLAYINVDITLYLHRYPAGEWIGFESTDHGASDGICMGQCRLYDETGPIGAATVAGLAQRRRS, encoded by the coding sequence ATGCCCACCGATGCCTTCTTCCTCCCCGAGGGCGAGGCCTTCGTGCCCCAGCCCGTCTGCCGCGGCCCGTGGGACCCGAACTCCCTCCACGGCCGCGTCGTCGCCGGCCTGCTCGGCGCCGAAATCGAACGCCGCCACGCCGAACCGCACCTCCGCGTCGCCCGGATGACCGTCGACCTCTGGCGGCTCCCCACCTTCATCCCCATCACCGTCGAGACCGCCGTCCGCCGCGAGGGCAGCCGCATCCGCGTCGTCGATGCCGAGGCCTTCGCCGGCGGCCAGTCCATCGGCCGCGCCAGCTGCGTCCTCCTCCGCGAAGGCGAACAGCCCCCCGGCGAGGTCTGGGCGCCCCCGCCGTGGGACTTCCCGCCGCCCTCCGCCCTCCAGCCCGATCCGCGCCCTCCCATCGCCAACGAAGGCTGGCAGCCCATGTGGGAGAGCCGCTCGCAGGGCCGCACGTTTGGGACCGTCGGCCAGAAGCGCACCTGGATGCGCGAACTCCGCCCTCTTGTCGCCGGCCGCGAACTCACCCCCTTCCAGCGCGTCGCCCTCGCCTGCGATTTCGCCAGCCCGCTCGCCAACTCCGGCAGCGCCGGCCTCGCCTACATCAACGTCGATATCACCCTCTACCTCCACCGCTACCCCGCCGGGGAGTGGATCGGCTTCGAATCCACCGACCACGGCGCCAGCGACGGCATCTGCATGGGCCAGTGCCGCCTCTACGACGAAACCGGGCCGATCGGCGCCGCCACCGTCGCCGGGCTCGCCCAGCGCCGCCGCAGCTGA